GGCAACCCATTTATACAGCCCACTGTTGTAATTGACAGCATGACTCATAATGGCCAGATTATCTGACCCATTGTATTCTACTTTTTCTGCTGTCTGTTTTGCCTGACTCATAAAAGGTGATAACAGTTTGTGTTCAGTAGCCAAAACACGAATTTATTAAACGAATTTGGCAATAATGTCATTTTGGACGTAGCCCTTATCTGACGGTCAGCATTAGTCCAGCGTATTCAGCATTTTTTGCGTGGCTTTAATGGCCGATACCGTTTGGTCGGAATCGAGGCCACGTGTCTTAAATTCACGGTTTTTAAATTTCCAGGTTATAATGGTTTCGCAGAGGGCATCAGTACGCCCACCCATTGGAATCCGAACGGCATAGTCGGTAAGGGAAGGGAGCGTTAGCTTCTTTTTGCTGTAAATCTTCTTCAGGGCGTTCATAAACGCATCGTACTGACCATCGCCCTGGGCGTTTTCCTCGAATTGTTCGTCCTCGATCCGCACGCGCAACGTTGCCGATGGCTTGAGGTCTTTTGAGTGCGTCAGTACATAGTTGAGGATTTCGACCCGTGAGGCAATGGCGTTGGTGTTCAGTACGTCAGAAATAACATACGGCAAATCTTCACGTGTAACGACCTCTTTCAAATCGCCCAGTTCGATAACCCGCTGGGTTACTTTCTTCAAATCGCTCTCCGACAATTGGATACCTAACTCGCGGAGGTTGTTCTCAATGTTTGCTTTCCCCGATGTTTTACCGAGGGCATAGCTTCGTTTGCGGCCGAAACGTTCGGGGAGTAAGGTGTTGAAATACAGGTTGTTTTTCTTGTCGCCGTCGGCATGGATACCGGCGGTCTGGGTAAATACGTTATCGCCAACTACAGGCTTATTGTCGGGAATTCGAAGCCCCGAAAAGGTTTCAACGATCTTGCTAACCTGATACAGCGATTTTTCGACCACACCCGTTCGAACATCGGGCATGAAATCGCGCAGAACGGCAATGGCGCTTGCCATGGGAGCGTTTCCGGCTCGTTCACCCAGGCCATTTACGGTCAGGTGCAAGCCATGCGCTCCCGCCCGAATCGCTTCCATCACATTGGCAATGCTAAGGTCGTAGTCGTTATGGGCGTGAAAATCGAAATGAAGTGCTGGATACCGATTGACGAGTTGGCTGACAAAAGCAAATGTCTCGCCGGGTGTCAACACGCCTAAGGTGTCGGGAAGCAAAATACGCCGAATGGGCTGTGTTTGCAGGAAATCCAGGTACTGAAGTACATAGTCGGGCGAGTTTCGCATACCATTACTCCAGTCTTCCAGGTACACATTGACTTCCAGACCCGACTGCCGAGCCTGCTCGATAACTTGCTGAATATCGTTGAAGTGTTCAATAGGCGTTTTCTTAAGCTGGTGGGTAAGGTGATTCATCGACCCTTTAGTCAGCAGGTTCATCACCCTGGCGCCCGAAGCGCGCATCCAGTCGAGCGAGGCTAGCCCATCAACAAACGTTAGCACTTCAATCTTATCAAGCAAGCCAGCTCCAGCCGCCCATCGGGTAATCTGCTGAACGGCTTCCAGTTCTCCGGCTGATACCCGTGCTGAGGCTACTTCAACGCGGTCAACTTTAACCTCTGTCAACAGCGACTGAGCTAAAGCTAATTTTTCGGACGCAGAAAACGACACCCCGC
This window of the Spirosoma aerolatum genome carries:
- a CDS encoding alpha-isopropylmalate synthase regulatory domain-containing protein, which translates into the protein MKRRYIEIMDTTLRDGEQTSGVSFSASEKLALAQSLLTEVKVDRVEVASARVSAGELEAVQQITRWAAGAGLLDKIEVLTFVDGLASLDWMRASGARVMNLLTKGSMNHLTHQLKKTPIEHFNDIQQVIEQARQSGLEVNVYLEDWSNGMRNSPDYVLQYLDFLQTQPIRRILLPDTLGVLTPGETFAFVSQLVNRYPALHFDFHAHNDYDLSIANVMEAIRAGAHGLHLTVNGLGERAGNAPMASAIAVLRDFMPDVRTGVVEKSLYQVSKIVETFSGLRIPDNKPVVGDNVFTQTAGIHADGDKKNNLYFNTLLPERFGRKRSYALGKTSGKANIENNLRELGIQLSESDLKKVTQRVIELGDLKEVVTREDLPYVISDVLNTNAIASRVEILNYVLTHSKDLKPSATLRVRIEDEQFEENAQGDGQYDAFMNALKKIYSKKKLTLPSLTDYAVRIPMGGRTDALCETIITWKFKNREFKTRGLDSDQTVSAIKATQKMLNTLD